From one Brachypodium distachyon strain Bd21 chromosome 4, Brachypodium_distachyon_v3.0, whole genome shotgun sequence genomic stretch:
- the LOC112268681 gene encoding probable sentrin-specific protease 8, with translation MTMKNMLDHKLGSKNRKRGASGGWSEQKMAVRRKLGAPGGGGVGGPPDVPKWFSIWSQLNKDDEFKYVLLAAQELGLEVIKVPPPTMKFKDDISSKYVDKSRQKARSDSESTLAPLSQSTPTAAPASVVMGLQMSDVEDLRGHNFVSDSVITYYFEQLSSADKVILQPPSISELLVNTTDPSEFLEHLCLDNRVMLFPVNNNPEIHRADAGTHWSLLVYENLDPNRGARFVHHDSTMGQVNSSAADRLVGVLRSIVPNAATAPLMRGYTPVQENGYDCAIYVMAVAAAICRWSRRDSAEGDWSEEVTREVTATSVRQLRVMIADAIHAILGGD, from the exons ATGACAATGAAAAACATGTTAGATCACAAATTGGGATCCAAGAACCGGAAGCGGGGCGCAAGTGGGGGCTGGTCTGAGCAGAAAATGGCTGTGAGGAGGAAGCTTGGTGCtcctggaggcggaggcgttgGAGGGCCGCCGGATGTCCCAAAGTGGTTTTCTATTTGGTCCCAATTGAATAAG GACGATGAATTCAAATATGTGTTGTTAGCAGCTCAGGAGCTCGGTCTGGAGGTCATCAAGGTCCCACCACCTACGATGAAATTCAAAGATGACATTAGTAGCAAG TATGTGGACAAGTCGAGACAGAAAGCACGTTCAGACTCTGAGAGCACCTTGGCTCCTCTTTCTCAGTCTACTCCCACCGCTGCCCCAGCCAGCGTGGTCATGGGACTTCAGATGTCTGATGTGGAAGATCTACGAGGCCACAATTTTGTTAGTGACTCAGTGATAACCTATTACTTTGAGCAGCTCTCATCCGCGGACAAGGTAATCCTCCAGCCGCCGTCCATCTCTGAGTTGCTTGTCAACACAACTGACCCTAGTGAGTTCTTGGAGCATCTGTGTCTGGATAACCGGGTTATGCTATTCCCTGTCAACAATAATCCTGAAATCCACCGTGCCGATGCCGGCACACATTGGTCATTACTTGTGTACGAGAACCTCGATCCAAATCGTGGGGCCCGTTTCGTCCATCATGACAGCACTATGGGCCAAGTCAATTCCAGTGCCGCTGATCGACTTGTCGGTGTACTACGCTCCATCGTTCCAAATGCTGCCACAGCTCCGCTCATGAGAGGTTATACCCCGGTGCAAGAGAATGGTTATGACTGTGCAATATACGTCATGGCAGTTGCAGCAGCTATTTGTCGATGGAGCAGAAGAGACAGTGCTGAGGGTGATTGGAGTGAAGAGGTAACCAGGGAAGTCACCGCCACCAGCGTCCGTCAGCTGAGAGTCATGATCGCAGACGCCATCCATGCAATCCTTGGTGGCGATTAG